A stretch of DNA from Dioscorea cayenensis subsp. rotundata cultivar TDr96_F1 chromosome 4, TDr96_F1_v2_PseudoChromosome.rev07_lg8_w22 25.fasta, whole genome shotgun sequence:
ttgttcataCAATGCTCCTGGGTGAATCCCTGCCAGAAGAGTTGTATCGTTTTTATAATAGAGAGAATTATTAGCTCAATATAattcatgtaaattttttaGACATGTACATGGTAAATTTTTATTGCCTCATATAACATTTGTCCAAGCTAATAAGTTCTTAAAAAATCGATCGATAAGCAATTGTAACTGGTACAATTGAAAGGCACTTATCACCTACtgtcaaaaatgaaaatgatggaaaataaacaaaaaaaaccattcACATTCATATAACCAAACATAAGATAACATTTTGCTCTCAAGGTATGTTTGGATTGATGGTAAAATACTAGagttagaaaaattaaaaataagaacaaagacaATGTTCTCATGTGTTTGGTGGAATATCCGAAGAAACTTATTCAATGAATTTTCCTCAATTTGTTTTaatcatttttctattttattatttattgttttttgtaaAATCCAAACACATTGAAAAGGTATATGAAAAGCACTTGCATGGCCGGACAAATGTTTTACAATTggtttcttatatatatatatataatttatttaatgaagcatataaataaataatatagttGCTTGGAGAACAACTTTAATTTAGCTCGAGAAAAATTCTAAGaggaaaatttaaataattttttttattactcaaTTAATACCActcaaaaacaataacataagtTGTTTATTGTAATGGTTatctataaaagaaaatattaatgtttaatatgTGTAATGTACTCAAGGAAAAATAGTTGAATGAATCTTTCTTCACAAATTAATGATTTAACTAATCAAGCTTTATAATTAGTTGAATAACTacacttaatatatttttttaaacaaatattaatattggCAAACAAgtacttttaattaaaattcaaaagtttAGAAGGTATTCAACTTCAATAGGATTATCTCATCTACTAATCCAAATGTAAGAAATAATTAACATATTGagcaaagaaaaattaaaacatgtaacacacaaatttatatatgaaaaaaaaattaaaatcaaggaaaaaaagggAGATAATTCCAATATGCTGAAAACTAAGTTAAATACTGCCAGCATGGTTTACCAAAGTAATTTTGACTATAATAAAATCTGGACAACaagttaatataatttgaatttagTTTGAGTAATGACTTTTAAGatcacctattttttttttaataaaaatcatataaaacttTTAATGATATCAGtggttattttgataaaaattacacataaatttttttagttaaatttaacaaaactcagctcatagaaaaaaaaaaaactactaataGTTTAGTGATAATTCACCATAAAACACACAAGAAAGCGAGTGTTTAAAATCTTACTCTCACAGAACCATACATTATGGGTCCAATATTGTTCATCAATACTGTTTGCTAATGTTTATATAGGTTCTTTGTAGAAtgaacaatatttttttctcgatatttatttattttttttacggTAATTGTTGcctttatgaaaataaaataaaataaaaaacggCTCAGAGATTCTAACACTGCACCAATGTGACAGTCAACCTCCATTCAATACTACAATTGGTTGACCTCTTCCATTAAtctataaacaaaatatatacacattacaaacaaatacacttaaattaatgtttgattttCCTCAACATAGTCTAAAGAATGTGACCAAGCCAGCAGCTCACAAAAGCCTGCCCAATGTAACATTCTCAAGCATTCAAAGAACTCTTCCAATTCCAAcaccaaaccaaacaaatgcaataaatcaaataattcatGTCATTCATTCACATCATCACAACAACtcctttaatttgtttcttctcTTCTCATACTAGTACTACTTCATTTTGTGAAAccaaaatcaaaagcaaaagaaaacagagatgaagaaatggaggaaaagagaagaagaggaagaagttgAGGAGAAAGCAGTGGTGCTTGTTGCAGTGGAAGGGACTAAAGAAATCATAGGCCATGCACTTGAATGGGCTGTCAGAAATGTTGTTCAACCACAGGACACACTCATTCTCTTAGCTCTTGTTTCCTTGTCTTCTCTCAATAACCAGTCCACTGTTCTTCCTCACTTCTTCTCatgtatttccttttctttctttctgctTATCTGttaatttcttcttcattttgttcttgatttgattttttattttctttgtttgtttgttgttgttgttgttgttgttgttgttgtttagcTTTGTTTAAGAAGTGGGGCAATTGGGAATGGAGTTGGTAGTAGTGGTAGTAATAATAAGGAGAGTTCAATGCAGGAGCTCATTGAGATTGGAAGAGTGAATGAGAAATGTGCAGAGATGATGAATGAGTTGTGTTCACAGAACAATGTAAAGCATGTTCAGATACTGGTGAAGCTCATTCCACAGCCTCTGTTTTGCACTGTTGCTGATTCTGCTGAAGAACATCAAGCTAACTGGGTCATTCTTGACAGgtttgtgtctatatatatatatatatatacacatatatttaatttacttgCAAGTTTTGATCTTTGGATTGCATTGGGATGCTTCAGTTTGATTttctgaaatgaaaaagaaaaaaatgtttttgtttgagtttCAAAGATTAAAAATGGTCTTTTGCAGGAGGTTGAAGAGGGAGAGTGAGAATTGTTTGAAGAGATTAGACAGCAACATAATACTGATTGATCATGCAATCCCAAAGATTTTGCAACTAAAAAAACAAGTGAAGGGAATAGAAGAAGTGAAATCAGAGAGAAATCAGAGTAACTTTGATGATAGTTTATCAGTAACAAGCAGTCAAAGCACTGAAAGCTTTAGAAGTTCAAGCACTAGTACTGTAACATCATTAAGCTCAAACACTAGTGAGAAAGATACTAGCACAAGTAACACTCCTCATCCTCCTTATTCAAGGCTATCTCAATCTCAGCAGCTATTCAGGCCTAAACACAACATggatcatcaccatcaccatcaccatcatcatcatcaattttacACCAAGCCTTCTGTTTCATCTGTCACAGGTTTGTGTTCAATGAAATTTTTTCAATATTCTTATCCTTTTCTCAGTTCAGTTTTGGattttaattgagttaattGAATGCACACCACTATAGAAAACAATTTATAGTTTATAAGACTTGAAGTTAAAGTTTGAATTTTCCTAAACTCTTGATTCATCTGTGCAGCAGGAACCAACAAGAAGAATATTCTTGAAGACACTCTCCAAGAAAAGCTCAACATAAACACAAACACTAACACAAACAAGCCATCTCTTCCAATGGTTTCAGGTTGTATGTCCATACACAGACATATGAAATGCACAGGTAGTTACTATAATTAGTTCATAATTCAGTTATTTATCGACATCTGATTGTACAACAGGTGAAGTTTTGTCGAAGAAGATGAACACAAACAGATCAACAAGCACTCCACCTGCAGCAAGGAGGTTATCAGTGGACTCAAGAACACAAGTAAACAATCAAATTTTATCACCAGAGAGACCTACTGAAATTTCAAGACAACAACCATGGGCTGGTGGTATCTCTTGTAGGACTTTCAGGGATGGTTCTAAGATACAACAAAGACCTTCATCAACACTAAAAACTCGGGCTTCAATCGATAGAACTTCCAGCATTCGACGGCATATATCTCTTTCGATCAAGCAACCGCACACTCCACCGCCACTTTGTTCAGTCTGCAAACACGCGGCGCCGGTTTTTGGTAAACCGCCGAGGAAATTTAGTTATGAAGATATACAAAAGGCGACAAATGTGTTTTCTCCGGCGAATTATTTGGCCGAAGGGGGGTTCGGGCCGGTGTATAGGGGAGTTCTGGAGGACGGGCAGGTGGTGGCAGTGAAGAAGCATAAGAAGGCGAGTGCTCAAGGCGCGGCGGAGTTTTGCTCGGAGGTGGAAGTGCTAAGTTGTGCACAACACCGGAATTTGGTAATGCTTGTGGGATATTGCATGGACGATGATTGGCTTCTTGTTTACGAGTATGCTTGCAATGGCTCGCTCGATAAACATCTTTACGGTGAGTAAAAATGAGAAACCCAGACTTATATATTCAACGTCATATTAAGAATTGAATATGaacataaatttttcattagaTTCTAATAGAAAGCATAGAAAGCATAGAGGTAGTAAAAAACAATCAATCATGTATCTTTGAATacaattatgtaaaataaatgTGAAAGAGCAAGAGatctatatatattcaaagTAATATTTATGTAATATGTTTTTTGATggcaatgtatatatatatatatatgtgcaggGATTCAAGCAAAGGAGGTAATGCCATGGCATCATAGACAAAAGGTGGCAATGGGAGCAGCAAGAGGATTGAGATATTTACATGAAGATTGTAGAGTTGGATGTATAATCCATAGAGATCTAAGGCCTAATAACATTCTTCTCACCCATGATTTTGAGCCCatggtttgtttttgtttttctttatgaattcattaaattttttttattatggttaaaaaattttaattaataaattaactgAAAATTTATTACTCGAAGATTATTAATgtgagaaattaaattttaggtCGGAGATTTTGGGCTTGCAAGGTGGCAAGCAAACGGGCAATCGGCCGAAGAAACTCGTATTGTCGGAACATTTgggtgaatatatatatatataatattaaaagaaaatttgtttaattttataaagtgataatattgatggtaaaatgttgttttatttcttaattttttttattagatatttgGCACCAGAGTACACACAAACAGGGCAAATAACAGAGAAGGCAGATGTGTATGCATTTGGAGTGTTGTTATTGGAGTTGATTAGTGGTGTTAAGGCTATTGATTTAGCAAGAGGCACTGGTCAACAGTATCTACCTCAATGGGTATGCCTTTAACtcctcttttatatatatatatatatatattaaatatatatataacaaaaatattaatacttgtaaccttgatttgagtttctatatatatatataatttgaataaaaatatcacaaaaagaTAAATGGTTTTATaacttgcatgttttattgtgaacaataataggatttatatatCTACATTTCCTTTCATATACATGATATGAATTTAGGCATGTATATATGGAAACTATAggtatataataatattgtgaATATGTGATATTGAGATATGATTGGAATGATGCTAATGAAATAATGCTATTTATTATTGAGAAGAAAtggatttattaattaaaaaaaattaaaatgaaaaacagGCAAGGCCATTGATGGAGATGAACATGATACATGAGCTGATTGATCCAAGATTGAATGGAAACTATGTAAAGTGGGAGGTTGAATGCATGATTTATGCCTCGAGTTTATGTCTCTTGTCTGATCCTGAAATGAGGCCTCGCATGTCtaaggtttgtttgtttgtttctctttctctctctctttttttttcctcctaaaaaaacatgaataatttgttttttaataaacaaaattttaatcatttctaACATTGCATTAGTTCATATGAATAAATCATGAATAAGCTTACATTGTAAATTATGTGTCAAAATCATGTGACATTTTCATGTGTTTATATTAACCATAGGGACCAAACACtaatatttctatttaactCAACAGTCAAATCAAAAATACTACTTGATAATACCCtagcttatatatttaaatatatatttttcaaattaattgacGTAAGAGTATTACTTACTCCAATGCTCTAAATAAGCCCCTTGATGTTCGCTAATCTATTTTTAACTCATCATGTTgtaaataaaccaaacaaactGAACTCTTATACTATGTTAGATACAAAATGAAACTGTATTATTTGGTTATGTCTTTctatctatatttttcaaattaaccaATATGAAACTACTAGTTACCCCAATAAAAATGATCATGTTGTTCCTTCATAGAGCAAAAACAAACAACGCCCTCACTTAAATGTCCGCCGATGTCTTGAAACCTTGAAAAAACTAAATCCAACCTAGAAAGATTCAAATGAACCAACATTAAGGTGTTAAAACTATAGTCACTAACAAATAAACACATATTTTACAGGTGCTAAGGATTTTGGAAGGAGACATGGGCAGTAAACTCCCAGCTATCATTCCACAACAACATGTTTCAATGCCACAATTTCCTTTCCCTCCATATCACCATCCTCCAGTCCCACTGCAATCaagtcatcatcctcatcatcatcatcatcatcatcattccatTCCCACATTTAAACCTACTACAAGATCAAGTCATCCACAAATTCAAAACTACCCTTATGCATTCAATGAGGTTGACATGATCGATCAAACAAGGAACACTTTGACAGTTCATAATCAGAATGAGAATAACCTCAATGAAGAGTACCAAGATTACCTTCAAGGTTTGTTTGATGAGTTCTTGCACAAGGCCCGACACTTGTCATCGTTGTCGACTGATGATTCAGCAACACCGCGCGCGAGAAGGATTTACTGATTCTTTGCTAGACAATGTCATTGTCTTCCCTCTAGAACATGTTAATATTTAGTAGCTGATATCTGTATGCATGTATAAAACCTAGGAATTTGAAATGCAAACAATGGAGAAACAGTAATCTTCTTTCAGTGCAATTGAATTGAATTTCAAAGTTCAAAGTATGTGAGAACAGCACaatatgatgaagaagaagaacgaCAAGAATAGAAGATATAAGACCAAGATCAGAAGAAATCCATGTCCAAATATTTATCAGATGGTTTGACATCAAGCCCCAAAGACACATCTCCAGATGTTGATGGGGTGGAATCAACCAGCTTACCTGCAGTCAATTCATTTTTGAATGGCTTTGGAACATCAGGTGGAGTTGTGCACCTTATTAGAGCCCAGTTAATACTCTGGAAGAAAGGATGCTGTTTTACCTCAGTTGCACCACGCCTGTATCCGATCCTTTGCTGAGGTTCTTTCACTAGCAAACCTCGGATCAAGTCCTTCGCCGCAAAGCTGACGGTTGGAGTCTCGGGGAACTTGAGAGATTCTCCTACCACATTGAACAATGTGGCGCGATTCCCTGATCCTTTGAATGGTGTTTTGCCAAACAAAAGCTCATAGAGAAAAGATTCCGAATGTCCACCAGTCTACTGGACTTCCATGGCCTTCACCTTTGATGATCTCAGGGGCAAGGTACTCGTGAGTTCCTACAAAGGACATTGACCGTGCATTTGTGGGCTCTGCGATGAGCTCTGGGAGAGGGAGCACTTGATTGTAAACATCAACTTTGGGCTTGTTTCCTTGGTCGGATTTCTTGCCTTTTTTTGATCTGCTAAGCAATAAGCGTGGCGAGAAACAAGTTGGTTGAATACAAGAGGGCTGTATGCAACTGGGTTCAACACAGGCAGGTTGAGCACAATATCCAGAGTTCTTGGAATTGAAGTCCAGTTTTGATGATTTGACTAAGGTTGGGGAGACTGCACACCGCAAAGAGAGGTCAAAATCGGAGAGCATGATATGGCCATCATCTCTCACCAAAACATTCTCTGGTTTTAGATCTCTGTATATAATCCCAAGCATGTGCAAGTACTCCAATGCAAGGAGGACTTCAGCTACGTAAAACCTGAACATAATCCATCACAAATCAAACTTCataaagtaaagaaaataatattgttCTTTAAACTAATGATTGTCATCCAAGTGAAGCAATAGGTAGCACTGGTAATGTAAATACATCAGCTTTCACATCTACAGAAAGATATGCATTGAGTAAATATACAAAGTATATAATTCATTCACTGATGGTAACCAAATCCTCTAGCCATAGATTTTAACTCAAGGAAACACCATCAAAACTCC
This window harbors:
- the LOC120259121 gene encoding LOW QUALITY PROTEIN: serine/threonine-protein kinase D6PKL1-like (The sequence of the model RefSeq protein was modified relative to this genomic sequence to represent the inferred CDS: deleted 1 base in 1 codon), translated to MAAAIPNPKNLINGAASAIAIGVGSSLQNHPHLSGVREDSACASAHMKCAGVLQDSMDDPPFEGRIGSSDRVQEASPSTSMCYQTAISESFCSEPQFTEAKDSFVTARASDGIVGVGIGKVRDLGGGRNSSSVCRAGSTGSDASDESSSYSLGGSVNKPHKGNDPRWEAISAVRSRDGALGLSHFRLLKRLGCGDIGSVYLSELDGTRACFAMKLMDKALLASRKKLARAQTEREILQCLDHPFLPTLYTHFETEKFSCLVMEFCPGGDLHALRQRQSGKYFTEQAARFYVAEVLLALEYLHMLGIIYRDLKPENVLVRDDGHIMLSDFDLSLRCAVSPTLVKSSKLDFNSKNSGYCAQPACVEPSCIQPSCIQPTCFSPRLLLSRSKKGKKSDQGNKPKVDVYNQVLPLPELIAEPTNARSMSFVGTHEYLAPEIIKGEGHGSPVDWWTFGIFLYELLFGKTPFKGSGNRATLFNVVGESLKFPETPTVSFAAKDLIRGLLVKEPQQRIGYRRGATEVKQHPFFQSINWALIRCTTPPDVPKPFKNELTAGKLVDSTPSTSGDVSLGLDVKPSDKYLDMDFF
- the LOC120259123 gene encoding inactive protein kinase SELMODRAFT_444075-like, translating into MVSGEVLSKKMNTNRSTSTPPAARRLSVDSRTQVNNQILSPERPTEISRQQPWAGGISCRTFRDGSKIQQRPSSTLKTRASIDRTSSIRRHISLSIKQPHTPPPLCSVCKHAAPVFGKPPRKFSYEDIQKATNVFSPANYLAEGGFGPVYRGVLEDGQVVAVKKHKKASAQGAAEFCSEVEVLSCAQHRNLVMLVGYCMDDDWLLVYEYACNGSLDKHLYGIQAKEVMPWHHRQKVAMGAARGLRYLHEDCRVGCIIHRDLRPNNILLTHDFEPMVGDFGLARWQANGQSAEETRIVGTFGYLAPEYTQTGQITEKADVYAFGVLLLELISGVKAIDLARGTGQQYLPQWARPLMEMNMIHELIDPRLNGNYVKWEVECMIYASSLCLLSDPEMRPRMSKVLRILEGDMGSKLPAIIPQQHVSMPQFPFPPYHHPPVPLQSSHHPHHHHHHHHSIPTFKPTTRSSHPQIQNYPYAFNEVDMIDQTRNTLTVHNQNENNLNEEYQDYLQGLFDEFLHKARHLSSLSTDDSATPRARRIY